The proteins below come from a single Chryseobacterium capnotolerans genomic window:
- a CDS encoding peptidoglycan DD-metalloendopeptidase family protein: MLLDGQQVTISIKEKDGIIKGSPDALLPVLEITEAQMEQKTPAGQAVPGTEKTVFTGIVKNNIVQIPIHLRPKSEEELKQWQDKISKGKEDGTYTYTFGGANNITNETQKASTAKVILENAQKGNAKNPKIENGKTSSEEEIKKVLVIKNYQAGDTITFKLLKKVPEFLYLHAKAQGQKQHDKKFLNKVGAYFEIGGGKCSCNRDLTINEFKEILKHLRESEKLEINNIWNPQYTSGASPSDTSIASTLDQLNKIMKKYEINSCIRKVYFIAECYHETDRLRSTKEYNNSHTSAYDPYRGRGIIQLTHKEAYERYSFYRNQNTLVTNPDELAKNLDLAFDSAGWYFKQGKLLSVGNSWSPNGTDRQKYNLSNRSYPKSNYDTKFTNTDGSIVKRYGSIDLNLVADNDDIVVISYLINGGNKGLEERKKYVTELKKVPVFICDKNKTQPSSGDWHDPVDHPMSTNFYQNGNFDSTSKIWGLFGDDIRREVSRKHTGLDLFAERGKPIYACVDGTVYNRRWHSGYGNTITIKVKDPQAFMARKRTDYTRKTTREMEKGAGWSESGDLFLFYAHLHSVKDFTFGQEVKCGQQLGTTGRSGVTGGTCAPHLHFEIFCRYAMGSGTSYRINPAYFVNYKFYDEQSESERNAQTNEKNKGKINEVNGAGKLNETNLN; this comes from the coding sequence ATGCTTCTGGATGGACAGCAGGTGACTATTTCCATCAAAGAAAAAGACGGGATCATTAAAGGATCACCGGATGCGTTACTGCCTGTTCTGGAAATTACAGAAGCACAAATGGAACAGAAAACGCCTGCCGGGCAAGCCGTTCCGGGAACTGAAAAAACAGTTTTCACAGGAATAGTAAAAAACAATATTGTCCAAATCCCAATCCATCTCCGCCCAAAATCCGAAGAAGAGCTGAAACAGTGGCAAGATAAGATCAGCAAAGGAAAAGAAGACGGAACATATACCTATACATTCGGAGGTGCTAACAACATAACTAATGAAACCCAGAAAGCTTCCACAGCTAAAGTCATCCTCGAAAATGCTCAGAAAGGTAATGCTAAAAATCCTAAAATAGAAAACGGCAAAACTTCCAGCGAAGAAGAAATTAAGAAAGTTTTAGTAATAAAAAATTATCAGGCCGGAGATACTATTACCTTTAAACTTCTAAAAAAAGTACCAGAATTTCTGTACCTTCATGCTAAAGCTCAGGGCCAGAAGCAGCATGATAAAAAATTCCTGAATAAGGTTGGTGCATATTTTGAGATTGGCGGAGGAAAATGCTCTTGTAACAGAGATCTTACTATAAATGAATTTAAAGAAATTTTAAAACACTTAAGAGAATCTGAGAAATTAGAAATTAATAATATCTGGAACCCACAGTATACAAGTGGTGCCAGCCCTAGTGATACGTCAATAGCTTCTACACTCGACCAGCTAAATAAAATAATGAAAAAATATGAAATAAACTCTTGTATTAGAAAGGTATACTTTATTGCTGAATGCTATCATGAAACAGATAGATTACGCTCAACTAAAGAATACAATAACTCACATACATCTGCTTATGATCCATATAGAGGAAGAGGTATCATTCAACTGACTCATAAAGAAGCTTATGAAAGATATTCTTTTTACAGAAATCAAAATACCCTAGTAACAAATCCTGATGAACTCGCAAAAAATTTAGATTTAGCATTTGATAGTGCAGGATGGTATTTTAAACAAGGAAAACTTTTATCAGTTGGTAACTCTTGGAGCCCTAACGGCACGGATCGACAGAAATACAACTTAAGTAATCGCTCCTATCCTAAATCAAATTATGATACCAAATTTACCAATACAGACGGCTCAATTGTCAAAAGATATGGAAGTATCGATTTGAATTTGGTTGCAGATAATGATGACATTGTTGTAATTTCATATTTAATAAATGGAGGAAACAAAGGACTTGAAGAAAGAAAAAAATATGTAACAGAACTGAAAAAAGTACCGGTTTTTATCTGTGATAAAAATAAGACGCAGCCTTCTTCAGGAGATTGGCATGATCCAGTAGATCATCCTATGAGTACAAATTTCTACCAAAATGGTAACTTTGACAGCACCTCAAAAATATGGGGATTGTTTGGTGATGATATTAGGAGAGAGGTTTCCAGAAAACATACAGGCCTTGATTTATTTGCTGAAAGAGGAAAACCAATTTATGCTTGTGTTGATGGAACCGTTTATAATAGACGCTGGCATTCTGGATATGGAAATACAATTACCATAAAAGTAAAAGATCCTCAAGCTTTTATGGCAAGGAAAAGAACTGATTACACTCGTAAAACAACTAGAGAAATGGAAAAGGGAGCAGGTTGGTCAGAATCTGGTGACCTATTTTTATTTTATGCACATTTGCACTCTGTAAAAGACTTTACATTTGGACAAGAAGTAAAATGCGGTCAGCAATTAGGAACAACAGGAAGATCAGGTGTTACAGGGGGCACATGTGCGCCACATTTACATTTTGAAATATTTTGCAGGTACGCAATGGGATCAGGTACAAGCTATAGAATAAATCCTGCGTATTTTGTCAATTATAAATTTTATGATGAACAGTCTGAAAGTGAAAGAAATGCACAGACCAATGAAAAAAATAAAGGCAAAATTAACGAAGTGAATGGGGCTGGTAAATTAAATGAAACGAATTTAAATTAA